The Porphyrobacter sp. HT-58-2 genome has a window encoding:
- a CDS encoding TM2 domain-containing protein — MKGQVLVFDPLKGEGIISGQDGERYSFQGSDWRGEAGPPRAGQQVDFAASGSAAAEVFPMLGANPIAEAFGPGHKSPIVAGLLALFLGSLGIHKFYLGYTTQGVILLVSTFMSYLLTLVLIGIIPLMIIGLICLIEAIIYLTKSEADFNATYVQNQKPWF, encoded by the coding sequence ATGAAGGGGCAGGTTCTGGTTTTCGATCCGCTGAAGGGCGAAGGCATCATCAGCGGGCAGGATGGCGAGCGTTACAGCTTTCAGGGGAGTGACTGGCGCGGTGAGGCAGGGCCTCCTCGTGCGGGGCAGCAGGTCGACTTCGCGGCCTCCGGATCGGCTGCTGCAGAGGTGTTCCCGATGCTTGGCGCCAACCCGATTGCAGAGGCCTTCGGGCCGGGACACAAGTCACCGATCGTTGCCGGCCTGCTGGCGCTCTTTCTCGGCTCGCTCGGCATCCACAAGTTCTATCTGGGCTACACCACGCAAGGGGTGATCCTGCTGGTCAGCACCTTCATGAGCTATCTGCTGACGCTGGTTCTGATCGGGATCATCCCGCTGATGATCATCGGCCTGATCTGCCTGATCGAGGCGATCATCTACCTTACCAAGTCGGAAGCCGATTTTAACGCAACCTACGTTCAGAACCAGAAGCCCTGGTTCTGA
- a CDS encoding AAA family ATPase, translating into MTDQPQRFEGTKSYIATEDLKVAVNAAVTLRRPLLVKGEPGTGKTVLAHEISKALDAPMIEWNIKSTTKAQQGLYEYDAVARLRDGQLGEERVHDIRNYIKKGKLWEAFTSEKLPVLLIDEIDKADIEFPNDLLQELDRMSFDVYETMERIEAKQRPIVVITSNNEKELPDAFLRRCFFHYIKFPDRETMQDIIDVHFPGIQKVLVKKAMDIFYDLREVPGLKKKPSTSELLDWLKLLLNEDMPLEVLQDKNPASAIPPLHGALLKNEQDIMLFERLAFMARRNPS; encoded by the coding sequence ATGACCGATCAGCCCCAGCGTTTCGAAGGCACCAAATCCTACATCGCGACCGAGGATCTCAAGGTCGCGGTCAATGCCGCCGTCACTCTGCGCCGCCCGCTGCTGGTCAAGGGCGAGCCCGGCACCGGCAAGACCGTGCTGGCGCATGAAATCTCCAAGGCGCTGGATGCGCCGATGATCGAGTGGAACATCAAATCCACCACCAAGGCGCAGCAGGGGCTGTATGAATACGACGCCGTCGCCCGTCTGCGCGATGGCCAGCTGGGCGAGGAGCGCGTCCACGACATCCGCAACTACATCAAGAAGGGCAAGCTGTGGGAGGCCTTCACCTCCGAGAAGCTCCCCGTCCTCCTGATCGACGAAATCGACAAGGCCGATATCGAGTTCCCCAACGACCTTCTTCAGGAACTCGACCGGATGAGCTTTGACGTCTACGAGACGATGGAACGGATCGAGGCCAAGCAGCGCCCGATTGTCGTCATCACCTCGAACAATGAGAAAGAGCTCCCCGACGCCTTCCTGCGCCGCTGCTTCTTCCACTACATCAAGTTCCCCGACCGCGAGACGATGCAGGACATCATCGACGTCCATTTCCCCGGCATCCAGAAGGTGCTGGTGAAGAAGGCGATGGATATCTTCTATGACCTGCGCGAAGTGCCGGGCCTGAAGAAGAAGCCCTCGACCAGCGAGTTGCTCGACTGGCTCAAGCTGCTCCTGAACGAGGACATGCCGCTCGAGGTGTTGCAGGACAAGAACCCGGCCAGCGCGATCCCGCCGCTGCACGGTGCGCTGCTCAAGAACGAGCAGGACATCATGCTGTTCGAACGCCTCGCCTTCATGGCGCGGCGCAATCCGTCGTAA
- a CDS encoding serine hydrolase — translation MRFRCWPHAKAPRAALEIRFERGLAKGGIAISPSEDNRINELRFTSIDAVAVEGDTAEKIVADLAALPGTVNARFGPLDGGAPVISINGDKPLALGSTFKLYVLAALAEDVKAGRRKWSDVVRLTEKSYPSGQMQDWPEGSAVTLHTLASLMISISDNTATDQLIAVLGRQRILKLMKDSGHSDPAANDPFLNTRELFVLKTWDREALDEWRKGSSADNVALDALLASANPSLDEVNAAFAQGPKAIDIEWFASPADLAGLFAHMRRKADPEAFRIMAINPSTSGDAVRSRWDYIGFKGGSEPGVLNYTWLLTDKAGRDLVLTLGWNNPAAVVDEGRLNAIAQRILLLPH, via the coding sequence TTGAGGTTTCGCTGCTGGCCCCACGCGAAGGCACCCCGCGCGGCGCTCGAAATCCGGTTCGAGCGCGGGCTCGCCAAGGGCGGCATCGCGATTTCGCCTTCCGAGGACAACCGCATCAACGAATTGCGCTTCACCTCGATCGACGCCGTGGCGGTGGAGGGTGACACGGCTGAGAAAATCGTCGCCGATCTTGCCGCCCTTCCCGGCACGGTCAATGCGCGCTTCGGCCCGCTGGATGGCGGCGCGCCGGTCATCAGCATCAATGGAGACAAGCCCCTCGCGCTGGGATCGACCTTCAAGCTCTATGTGCTGGCCGCGCTGGCCGAGGACGTGAAGGCAGGGCGGCGCAAGTGGAGCGATGTTGTCCGTCTCACCGAGAAAAGCTACCCCAGCGGACAGATGCAGGACTGGCCCGAGGGTTCGGCGGTGACGCTCCACACGCTTGCCAGCCTGATGATCTCGATCAGCGACAACACCGCCACCGACCAGCTGATCGCGGTGCTGGGCCGCCAGCGCATCCTCAAGCTGATGAAGGACAGCGGCCACAGCGATCCGGCGGCGAACGATCCCTTCCTCAACACCCGCGAACTCTTCGTGCTCAAGACCTGGGACCGCGAGGCGCTCGATGAATGGCGCAAAGGCTCGTCCGCCGACAACGTCGCGCTCGATGCCTTGCTGGCGAGCGCGAACCCTTCGCTAGACGAGGTCAACGCCGCCTTTGCGCAAGGCCCCAAGGCCATCGACATCGAATGGTTCGCCTCGCCCGCCGATCTTGCCGGGCTGTTCGCCCATATGCGGCGCAAGGCTGACCCGGAAGCTTTCAGGATCATGGCCATCAACCCTTCGACCAGCGGCGATGCTGTGCGGTCGCGGTGGGACTATATCGGTTTCAAGGGCGGCAGCGAGCCGGGGGTGCTCAACTACACCTGGCTGCTGACCGACAAGGCTGGGCGTGACTTGGTGCTGACGCTGGGGTGGAACAACCCGGCTGCCGTGGTTGATGAAGGCCGGCTCAACGCCATCGCCCAGCGCATCCTGCTGCTGCCTCACTGA
- the parE gene encoding DNA topoisomerase IV subunit B, with the protein MSDTTPDDLFANTPTSSGDYNASAIEVLEGLEPVRRRPGMYIGGTDDRAFHHLAAEVLDNAMDEAVAGHATRIEVRLDEGNRLSIADNGRGIPVDEHPKFPGKSTLEVILSTLHSGGKFSGKAYATSGGLHGVGISVVNALSVHTRVEVARDKQLFAQEFSRGVTQGPIQNLGPTPNRRGTTVSFTPDPEIFGDRNFNPKRLFKLARSKAYLFAGVEIRWKCAPSLASEEVPAEAVFKFPGGLADHLAEQIGTRECVTAQPFAGTQDFPQADGVQQGRVEWAIAWPLYSDGATSWYCNTVPTPDGGTHEQGLRTALTRALRAFGELVGQKKAKDITADDVMTGAEVMLSVFIRDPQFQSQTKDRLTSPEAARLVENAVRDHFDHFLTDNMERGKALLGEVMERMDERLKRKQEREIKRKTATNARKLRLPGKLTDCSGEGGRETELFIVEGDSAGGSAKQARDRKSQAILPIRGKILNVASATADKIRANSEIADLILAMGCGTRKDCNADNLRYDRIIIMTDADVDGAHIATLLMTFFFQEMPDIVRRGHLFLAQPPLYRLTAGKESRYARDDAHRAELEATVFKGRKVEVARFKGLGEMNPQQLRETTMAPESRSLIRITLPQEFEQRAGVARLVDELMGRNPEHRFNFIQNRAGEVDRDLIDA; encoded by the coding sequence ATGTCCGATACCACGCCCGACGATCTCTTCGCCAACACCCCCACCTCCAGCGGTGATTACAATGCCTCCGCCATCGAGGTGCTCGAAGGATTGGAGCCGGTGCGCCGCCGCCCGGGGATGTATATCGGCGGGACGGACGACCGCGCCTTTCACCACCTCGCAGCCGAAGTGCTCGACAATGCCATGGACGAGGCCGTGGCAGGCCACGCGACCCGGATCGAGGTCAGGCTGGACGAGGGCAACCGCCTCTCCATCGCCGATAATGGCCGCGGCATTCCGGTTGACGAACACCCCAAGTTCCCCGGCAAGTCGACGCTGGAGGTGATCCTCTCGACGCTCCATTCGGGCGGCAAGTTTTCAGGGAAAGCCTATGCCACCAGCGGCGGTCTGCACGGCGTGGGGATCAGCGTGGTCAACGCGCTGTCGGTTCACACCCGTGTCGAGGTGGCGCGCGACAAGCAGCTTTTCGCGCAGGAATTTTCGAGGGGAGTTACCCAGGGTCCGATCCAGAACCTCGGCCCCACCCCCAACCGGCGCGGCACCACCGTCAGCTTCACGCCCGATCCGGAAATCTTCGGGGATCGCAACTTCAACCCCAAGCGCCTGTTCAAGCTCGCGCGGTCGAAAGCCTACCTGTTCGCGGGCGTGGAAATCCGCTGGAAATGCGCCCCCTCGCTCGCGAGTGAGGAGGTGCCGGCCGAAGCCGTGTTCAAGTTCCCCGGCGGGCTCGCCGATCATTTGGCCGAACAGATCGGCACCCGCGAATGCGTTACCGCCCAGCCCTTTGCCGGAACGCAGGACTTTCCGCAGGCGGACGGCGTCCAGCAAGGCCGGGTCGAATGGGCGATCGCCTGGCCGCTCTATTCGGACGGGGCGACGAGCTGGTATTGCAACACCGTGCCGACCCCCGACGGCGGCACCCACGAACAGGGCCTTCGGACGGCCCTGACGCGCGCCTTGCGGGCGTTCGGCGAGCTGGTCGGCCAGAAAAAGGCCAAGGACATCACCGCCGACGATGTCATGACCGGCGCGGAGGTGATGCTCAGCGTCTTCATCCGCGATCCCCAGTTCCAGTCGCAGACCAAGGACCGCCTCACCTCGCCCGAGGCTGCGCGCCTTGTCGAAAACGCGGTGCGCGATCACTTCGACCATTTCCTCACCGACAATATGGAGCGCGGGAAGGCGCTGCTCGGCGAGGTGATGGAGCGCATGGATGAACGCCTCAAGCGCAAGCAGGAGCGCGAGATCAAGCGCAAGACCGCGACCAACGCCAGAAAGCTGCGTCTGCCGGGCAAGCTCACCGATTGTTCCGGCGAAGGCGGGCGCGAGACGGAGCTGTTCATCGTCGAAGGCGACAGCGCAGGCGGCAGCGCCAAGCAGGCGCGAGACCGCAAATCGCAGGCGATCCTGCCAATCCGCGGCAAGATCCTCAACGTCGCCAGCGCCACCGCCGACAAGATCCGCGCCAACAGCGAAATCGCCGACCTGATCCTCGCCATGGGTTGCGGCACCCGCAAGGACTGCAACGCCGACAATCTGCGCTATGATCGCATCATCATCATGACCGACGCGGACGTTGACGGCGCGCATATCGCGACGCTGCTGATGACCTTTTTCTTCCAGGAAATGCCCGACATCGTCCGGCGCGGCCACCTGTTCCTCGCCCAACCTCCGCTATACCGCCTCACGGCAGGCAAGGAGAGCCGCTACGCCCGTGACGACGCGCACCGGGCCGAGCTGGAAGCGACGGTGTTCAAGGGCAGAAAGGTCGAAGTCGCGCGCTTCAAGGGCCTTGGCGAAATGAACCCGCAGCAATTGCGCGAAACCACCATGGCGCCCGAAAGCCGCAGCCTGATCCGCATCACCCTGCCGCAGGAGTTCGAACAGCGCGCGGGCGTGGCGCGGCTTGTTGACGAGTTGATGGGCCGCAACCCCGAACACCGCTTCAACTTCATCCAGAACCGCGCCGGTGAAGTGGACCGTGACCTTATTGATGCATAG
- a CDS encoding penicillin-binding protein activator: MKLRIGPNWAMSLAGLAQALTGRNLALVGAAMLAAGCQVIPKTDVARTAPVPAPEPSATALPTDSARHRIALLVPMSGDTAPVGQAIANATTMALLDTSADNLRITTYDTSEGISTAARKAIADGNKLILGPLMADAVPAVQAAARPAGVPVIAFSNDTSVASADVFVIGHNPEQSIRRTVQYARGKGAVRFAALLPEGDYGQRAGSALDNALRDYGGAVVRRESYARGNTSIVSAAARLRAAGGYDTVLIADSARLSIEAADELQRGAQTRARILGTELWSGDAALTRAGSIEGALFAAVSDQRFKRFADSYEARFGAQPFRVATLGYDAVLLTLRVARDWKVGTPFPKNQLYDRGGFLGVDGAFRFGRNGVVERALEVREIKGGDVVAVDPAPTGFGK, from the coding sequence ATGAAGCTTCGGATCGGGCCGAATTGGGCCATGTCACTTGCGGGTCTTGCGCAGGCGTTGACGGGACGCAATCTCGCACTGGTAGGTGCGGCAATGCTGGCGGCGGGGTGCCAGGTAATCCCCAAGACCGACGTGGCCCGCACTGCTCCTGTGCCTGCGCCAGAACCGTCGGCGACGGCGCTGCCAACCGACTCCGCCCGCCACCGCATCGCACTGCTGGTTCCGATGAGCGGCGATACCGCCCCGGTCGGACAGGCGATTGCCAATGCCACGACGATGGCGCTGCTCGATACCAGCGCCGATAATCTGCGCATCACCACCTATGATACCTCGGAAGGCATCTCCACCGCTGCGCGCAAGGCGATTGCCGATGGTAACAAGTTGATCCTCGGCCCGCTGATGGCCGATGCCGTGCCAGCTGTGCAGGCTGCCGCGCGCCCGGCCGGTGTTCCGGTGATCGCCTTCTCGAACGATACCAGCGTCGCCAGCGCCGATGTGTTCGTGATTGGCCACAATCCCGAACAATCGATCCGCCGGACGGTTCAGTATGCCCGTGGCAAGGGCGCGGTGCGTTTTGCGGCGCTGCTGCCCGAAGGCGATTACGGCCAGCGGGCAGGCAGTGCGCTCGACAATGCGCTGCGCGACTATGGCGGGGCGGTGGTGCGCCGCGAGAGCTATGCGCGGGGCAATACCTCGATCGTCAGTGCAGCGGCGCGGCTGCGGGCAGCGGGCGGATATGACACGGTTCTGATCGCCGACAGCGCGCGCCTCAGCATCGAGGCTGCGGATGAATTGCAGCGCGGCGCGCAGACCCGGGCGCGCATCCTCGGCACCGAACTGTGGAGCGGCGATGCGGCGCTGACCCGGGCAGGCTCGATCGAGGGTGCGCTGTTTGCGGCGGTTTCCGATCAACGCTTCAAGCGCTTTGCTGACAGCTATGAGGCCCGCTTCGGCGCGCAGCCGTTCCGGGTCGCAACGCTGGGCTATGATGCGGTGCTGCTGACGCTGCGGGTCGCCCGCGACTGGAAGGTTGGCACGCCCTTCCCCAAGAACCAGCTTTACGATCGCGGCGGCTTCCTTGGCGTCGATGGCGCATTCCGATTTGGCCGCAACGGCGTGGTCGAACGGGCATTGGAAGTTCGCGAGATCAAGGGCGGCGATGTGGTTGCGGTCGATCCGGCCCCGACCGGTTTCGGCAAGTGA
- the rsmI gene encoding 16S rRNA (cytidine(1402)-2'-O)-methyltransferase, whose translation MELPSIPVGTPEPGLYIVATPIGNLGDITLRALAMLQGAALIACEDTRVTGKLLNHFGIKARLQRLDDHASPQTRTRIIDEARHSAVVLVSDAGTPLISDPGYRLVREARAAGVMVTSIPGACAAISALAMAGLPSDRFLFAGFLPVKDKARRETLEGLAQVAATLVFYETAPRLERSLRAIAELWPTREVAVARELTKLHEECRSGTAASLADHYAAHPPKGEIVLLIGPPDESEAPALDADAMLRAALAEAGPGKAAGIVAKATGIDRAALYTRALELRGE comes from the coding sequence ATGGAACTGCCATCCATCCCCGTAGGGACACCCGAGCCCGGTCTCTATATCGTGGCGACCCCGATTGGCAATCTCGGCGACATTACCCTGCGCGCGCTCGCGATGCTGCAAGGCGCGGCGCTGATCGCCTGCGAAGATACGCGGGTGACCGGCAAGCTCTTGAATCATTTCGGGATAAAGGCCCGACTTCAGCGACTCGACGATCACGCCTCGCCGCAAACCCGCACCCGGATCATCGACGAGGCGAGGCATAGTGCGGTTGTGCTGGTGTCCGATGCGGGGACACCGTTGATCTCGGATCCGGGTTATCGTCTGGTGCGCGAGGCGCGCGCGGCAGGCGTGATGGTAACGAGCATTCCGGGTGCGTGCGCGGCGATTTCGGCACTGGCGATGGCCGGGTTGCCGTCTGATCGCTTCCTGTTTGCAGGCTTTCTTCCGGTCAAGGACAAGGCGCGCCGCGAAACGCTTGAGGGGCTGGCACAGGTGGCTGCGACGCTGGTGTTCTATGAAACCGCACCGCGGCTGGAACGCTCACTTCGGGCGATTGCCGAGCTGTGGCCGACGCGCGAAGTGGCGGTTGCGCGCGAGCTCACGAAGCTGCACGAGGAGTGCCGCAGCGGAACCGCAGCGAGCCTCGCCGACCATTACGCCGCGCATCCCCCCAAGGGCGAGATCGTTCTGTTGATAGGGCCGCCGGACGAAAGTGAGGCTCCGGCGCTCGATGCTGATGCGATGCTGCGCGCCGCACTGGCCGAGGCGGGGCCGGGCAAGGCGGCGGGGATCGTCGCGAAGGCTACCGGGATTGATCGCGCTGCGCTCTATACCCGCGCGCTGGAGCTGAGAGGCGAATGA
- a CDS encoding YraN family protein, with protein sequence MSARTPEQRHEADQRGREGEAAAAMFLAQNGWRIVAERVKTKAGEIDLIAKRSGLVAFIEVKWRARSASLADAVDERRLARVAAAVEMVWHDYATDGEDIRIDVILLAPGRKPTHIENAWMPFG encoded by the coding sequence ATGAGCGCGCGTACGCCAGAACAGCGCCACGAGGCCGACCAGCGCGGACGCGAGGGCGAGGCGGCTGCGGCCATGTTTCTGGCCCAGAACGGCTGGCGGATCGTTGCGGAGCGCGTGAAGACCAAAGCGGGCGAGATCGACCTGATCGCCAAGCGCAGCGGCCTTGTCGCCTTCATCGAGGTCAAGTGGCGCGCCCGTTCCGCGAGCCTTGCCGATGCCGTCGATGAACGCCGACTTGCCCGTGTCGCAGCGGCGGTGGAAATGGTGTGGCATGACTATGCCACTGATGGCGAGGACATCCGCATCGATGTCATCCTGCTTGCACCGGGCCGCAAACCGACCCACATCGAAAACGCCTGGATGCCGTTTGGTTGA
- the gshB gene encoding glutathione synthase has protein sequence MSLRIAVQMDPIDRINIAGDSSFALMLAAQARGYTLYEYHVESLTLDEDDRLFAHAFPVTVQRVEGDHFTRGEQVRLDLGRDVDVVLMRQDPPFHMGYITATHMLERIRRETLVVNDPANVRNSPEKVMVLNYRRFMPPTLVTRSVEEVRRFMEKHGAIVVKPIHGNGGKAIFRIGENGENLTALFEVFNQTWPEPHMVQPFLPEVAQGDKRIVLVDGEVAGAINRVPGEGEFRSNLAMGGSAQATDLTEREAEICAALGPDLKRLGLTFVGIDVIGGKWLTEINVTSPTGIVAIDRFNNSDTAGLIWDAIERRLAERRATD, from the coding sequence ATGTCACTGAGAATCGCCGTCCAGATGGACCCCATCGACCGGATCAATATCGCCGGCGACAGTTCCTTCGCGCTGATGCTGGCGGCACAGGCGCGCGGTTATACGCTCTACGAATATCATGTCGAAAGCCTGACGCTGGACGAGGATGACCGCCTGTTCGCGCACGCTTTTCCGGTGACGGTGCAGCGGGTCGAGGGCGATCACTTCACGCGCGGCGAACAGGTGCGGCTCGATCTGGGCAGGGATGTCGATGTGGTGCTGATGCGGCAGGACCCGCCGTTCCACATGGGCTATATCACCGCCACCCATATGCTGGAGCGGATCAGGCGCGAGACGCTGGTGGTCAATGATCCCGCCAACGTCCGCAACAGCCCCGAAAAGGTGATGGTGCTGAACTATCGCCGCTTCATGCCGCCCACGCTTGTTACCCGCTCGGTCGAGGAAGTGCGGCGCTTTATGGAAAAGCACGGCGCGATTGTGGTCAAGCCGATCCACGGCAATGGCGGCAAGGCGATTTTCCGCATCGGCGAGAACGGTGAAAACCTGACCGCGCTGTTCGAGGTGTTCAACCAGACCTGGCCCGAACCGCACATGGTCCAGCCGTTCCTTCCTGAAGTTGCACAGGGTGACAAGCGGATCGTGCTGGTCGATGGCGAGGTTGCCGGCGCGATCAACCGGGTGCCGGGGGAGGGCGAATTCCGCTCCAACCTCGCGATGGGCGGCAGCGCACAGGCGACCGATCTTACCGAACGCGAGGCGGAAATCTGCGCCGCGCTCGGCCCGGATCTGAAACGGCTCGGCCTGACCTTTGTCGGCATCGACGTGATCGGCGGCAAGTGGCTGACCGAGATCAACGTCACCTCTCCCACCGGCATCGTGGCGATTGACCGGTTCAACAATTCGGATACGGCGGGGCTGATCTGGGATGCGATCGAACGGCGTCTGGCCGAACGCCGCGCTACCGACTGA
- a CDS encoding DedA family protein produces MTEYLIDLVEAWGYLGVAVAMFLENVFPPIPSEVIMGLTGMAVADGRLGFAGAVGAGTLGAVLGNWVWYWIGRVVGYERFKPLIDRWGRWLTLDWAEVEKIVGVFKRFDSAIIFWARFLPQVRTMISLPAGMAIMSQLRFLVWTLLGTGVWNAVLIGAGYILRNEFSQFDDYYGWVAVVMIAGVVALYLYRVVTWKPAAMSDEQS; encoded by the coding sequence ATGACCGAATACCTGATCGATCTGGTCGAGGCCTGGGGATACCTTGGCGTCGCAGTGGCGATGTTCCTCGAAAACGTGTTCCCGCCGATCCCTTCCGAAGTGATCATGGGGCTCACCGGGATGGCGGTTGCCGACGGAAGACTGGGTTTTGCCGGTGCGGTCGGCGCGGGGACGCTGGGCGCGGTGCTGGGCAATTGGGTGTGGTACTGGATCGGCCGGGTGGTAGGCTATGAACGCTTCAAGCCGCTGATCGACCGCTGGGGCCGCTGGTTGACGCTCGACTGGGCCGAGGTCGAGAAGATTGTGGGCGTCTTCAAGCGCTTCGACAGCGCGATCATCTTCTGGGCGCGGTTTCTGCCTCAGGTGCGCACGATGATCTCGCTTCCGGCAGGCATGGCAATCATGAGCCAGCTTCGCTTTCTGGTGTGGACGCTGCTCGGAACCGGGGTGTGGAATGCGGTTCTGATCGGGGCCGGCTATATCCTGCGCAACGAATTCAGTCAGTTCGACGACTATTACGGCTGGGTTGCGGTGGTGATGATTGCGGGCGTGGTGGCGCTCTATCTCTATCGCGTGGTGACCTGGAAGCCCGCCGCGATGAGCGACGAGCAGTCCTAA
- a CDS encoding tyrosine recombinase XerC: MSAPDLIAQWRAHLADNRRRSPHTVRAYVAAAQRLAAANGLQDWAAVARTEAHHLRAHLAARRAEGLGNASTARELSALKAFIAFARTQSGDPDPVAPRLKGPRVKKGLPRPVTPDEAVNITDIVDSLAADDWIGARDRAVLLLMYGSGLRIAEALSLTGRDALVGEVLTVTGKGGKQRAVPVLPITRAAIAAYVKACPFPLTPADPLFRGTKGGPLSPGMVQKAMAQARRALGLPDTATPHALRHSFATHLLSAGADLRSLQELLGHASLGSTQIYTRVDTAALLENYRKAHPRG, from the coding sequence ATGAGCGCGCCCGATCTGATCGCACAATGGCGCGCGCATCTCGCCGACAACCGCCGCCGCTCGCCCCATACGGTGCGTGCCTATGTTGCTGCCGCGCAGAGGCTGGCTGCGGCGAACGGGCTTCAAGACTGGGCTGCCGTGGCCCGCACCGAGGCGCATCATCTGCGCGCCCATCTCGCAGCGCGGCGGGCGGAGGGTCTTGGCAATGCCAGCACCGCGCGCGAGCTGTCGGCGCTCAAGGCCTTCATCGCCTTTGCAAGAACGCAATCGGGTGATCCCGATCCTGTTGCGCCCCGCCTGAAAGGCCCTCGTGTGAAGAAAGGGCTGCCGCGTCCCGTTACCCCGGATGAGGCCGTCAACATCACCGACATTGTCGATAGCCTCGCCGCAGACGACTGGATCGGCGCGCGCGACCGGGCCGTACTGCTTCTGATGTATGGGTCAGGCCTGCGTATCGCCGAGGCGCTGTCGCTGACCGGGCGGGATGCGCTGGTGGGCGAGGTGCTGACCGTAACCGGCAAGGGCGGCAAGCAGCGCGCAGTGCCGGTGCTGCCGATCACCCGCGCCGCGATAGCTGCCTATGTCAAGGCCTGCCCCTTTCCCCTGACCCCTGCCGATCCGCTGTTCCGCGGAACCAAGGGCGGGCCGCTTTCACCGGGGATGGTGCAAAAGGCGATGGCACAGGCGCGGCGCGCACTTGGCCTGCCGGATACCGCAACGCCCCATGCGCTCAGGCACTCCTTTGCCACGCATCTGTTGAGCGCGGGCGCTGACCTGCGTTCGCTTCAGGAACTGCTCGGTCACGCCTCGCTGGGGTCGACCCAGATCTATACCCGTGTCGATACGGCAGCCTTGCTGGAGAATTACCGCAAGGCCCACCCCCGCGGTTAG
- the hemW gene encoding radical SAM family heme chaperone HemW, with protein sequence MARALYIHWPFCAKKCPYCDFNSHVRAGVDVAAWQAALIADMRAEAEVAGGEALTSIFFGGGTPSLMPPALVAALLAEAERLWGFDETIEITLEANPSSVEAANFAALAGAGINRVSLGVQSLDDAELRFLGRLHGASESLAALETAQAHFARVSFDMIYALPGHTPDLWEQRLTRALSFGTGHMSLYQLTIEPGTRFASDVRRGRLVPLDDDEAAELFDITQALTDAAGLPAYETSNHAQPGEESRHNLSYWRYHDYAGIGPGAHGRRGGVATVRHKKPENFLAAVARQGDGIVEARTLPIGDQAAEALLMGLRLTEGVDLAAFSARFGLPVAGLVDEAAFARLVALGLMWRTGARIGVAPPGRSVLDSLLAEVVADTLVAA encoded by the coding sequence GTGGCACGCGCGCTTTACATTCACTGGCCCTTCTGCGCGAAGAAATGCCCCTATTGCGATTTCAACTCGCACGTGCGCGCTGGCGTGGACGTGGCGGCGTGGCAGGCGGCGCTGATTGCCGACATGCGTGCAGAGGCGGAAGTAGCAGGCGGAGAGGCGCTGACTTCGATCTTCTTCGGCGGCGGTACGCCCTCGCTGATGCCCCCTGCCCTTGTCGCCGCACTGCTGGCTGAGGCCGAGCGCCTGTGGGGCTTCGATGAAACAATCGAAATCACCCTCGAAGCCAACCCGTCCTCGGTCGAAGCGGCGAACTTCGCCGCGCTGGCAGGTGCGGGCATCAACCGCGTCTCGCTCGGCGTGCAGTCATTGGACGATGCCGAACTGCGCTTTCTCGGCCGTTTGCACGGCGCAAGCGAGTCGCTGGCCGCGCTGGAGACGGCGCAGGCGCATTTTGCCCGCGTCAGCTTCGACATGATCTACGCCCTGCCCGGCCATACACCCGACCTGTGGGAGCAGCGCCTCACCCGCGCCCTGTCCTTCGGCACGGGGCATATGTCGCTCTACCAGCTCACGATCGAGCCCGGCACGCGCTTTGCCAGCGATGTGCGGCGCGGGCGGTTGGTACCCCTTGACGATGATGAGGCGGCGGAACTGTTCGATATCACGCAGGCATTGACCGATGCGGCGGGCCTTCCCGCCTACGAGACCAGCAACCATGCCCAACCGGGTGAGGAAAGCCGCCACAATCTCTCCTATTGGCGGTACCACGACTACGCGGGTATCGGCCCCGGGGCGCATGGGCGGCGCGGGGGTGTGGCGACAGTGCGGCACAAGAAACCGGAGAACTTTCTCGCTGCCGTGGCGCGGCAGGGTGACGGGATCGTCGAGGCTCGCACCTTGCCAATCGGCGATCAGGCCGCCGAGGCACTGTTGATGGGGCTCAGGCTCACCGAGGGCGTCGATCTGGCCGCGTTTTCGGCCCGGTTTGGCCTGCCCGTCGCAGGACTGGTGGACGAAGCCGCTTTTGCCCGGCTCGTCGCGCTCGGGCTGATGTGGCGGACAGGCGCGCGGATCGGGGTCGCGCCTCCGGGCCGCTCCGTCCTCGATAGCCTGCTGGCCGAAGTCGTCGCCGATACGCTTGTCGCCGCATGA